Within Quercus lobata isolate SW786 chromosome 5, ValleyOak3.0 Primary Assembly, whole genome shotgun sequence, the genomic segment CCACTCTCTCATATCATGTCATGATACGAATATTTAAGCTTCTTCCCAGTTACACTTTTCTCTttcctaatttttaatttatatttcatttactaaaaggaaaaaaaaaattcttaatttccATTCCTATttgatttcattcaaaataattttacaacttCCACATTGTAAACAAAATTCATGATATGgtaaatcttatatttttatatcttactaataaaacaaataattaaaatggtataaaattaagatttattgtaatttaattttataatttgggtaccttaaagtttttttattattattttttttaagagaaaatgaTAGTAaactttattcaataaaatcaCATTGTACAATGGGGAAGAGGAAAGTGGGGCATTCTTCTAACCAAACAATGACCTACTCATTCTCTTTGATAGCACTAGCCAAAACTAAGGTAGCATGATTACATCGTAAGGTATACTATCAAAAGAAAAGCTATCTCTAATTAAACTAATGTCCTCAATGATCTAGGTAGCTTCTAAACAGTAGGCTCTATCCGATTTCAAGAGATCCACAAAACTCAGCAAAGTTACATTCTACCATCACCTTTAAGAAGCTGGTATTTTGGTAGAACAAAAGTGCCAATCTCATCACTGAAGCTGCTATGTAGAGGGGATTTAAATGTTTATGCAAATGATGACATGATGCCACTAGAACTTCACCTTTATTGTACCTTATAAGAAAACctataaagttgtgattttcaaCTATgctttgttggctttaatttcgtgtcaaatttgattgtattttgtcAATCTTTTCCCTATAtatttgtgggatttaatgtaagggttgACAGTGAGAGTTTGGTGAAGATTTGTGAAGAAAAGTGATGTTCGTGACTAGCTCACGAGTGGACAACCTGTGAAAAGTCACGTGAAAAGCACATGCTGGAATCTAAATAATCTTTTTCTAGACTGTATTTTGCAAGTCACTTTGCGACTTTGTCAACCCGCAAGTGACTTACGAAACTCTCTGCCTGGATGATTTTAAAGAATGTTTTCCTCATTTCTttacacacactatataagcATACATTATCCACGAAATTGTAAGGAGAttttcagagagaaaatcctagaaatacacttaagagttagagattgtaaacccacaatcatctacacaattTCTCTTAGTTTTTCTCCACTCCTATCTCTCTAATtacaaatccttgagaggttcttagcccaaacacttaacTCACCCAATTTGagtgttgagagaagttttgaTACAtgtgggaagcattggaagaagccattgatTGGCGGATGCAATTTGGAGCTAATTACGGGACCCagataactagtgaagacaagactcgATGAAGTCCATTGGAAGCTAGAACTCGGAGGGTTCAAGTACAGTGGGTAGATTACGCTGGAGGTTCTTTTTGATATCCTtatactccaactttattcactaATAGATCATTTCAGCTTAGAGGACCGTAGaaaggtttttcaccgagtatttcagtttcctctttaataatacgtctcggtgttatcttgcgtttacatctctctttccttactCTTTGTGCTtaacatttattgtttaatacttatgtttatgcactagagtagttcTGGTTTATTGCatttcatttactcttgttctgcACTTAAATAagtagagtaaaagcaatttagccATAAGTGtaaaattgagggtctaaacaagcaataatagttttactattgagctttcaaaaccaaaacccataGAGGTGCTCTTCTTAGATTGAGAGATTGCAAAGttgagtttatggattgaattaGAAACTAGGGGCTGCCACTTTGTTGTATGAAGCTTAGCTACCCGAATTTGCCGGTGCTACACTTCCAAAAATTCAAGTCGATAAGTATCAGCCCAAGCCCACAAATCCTTGGATGAAGGAATTTTATTCTCGAAGATCAGCTTGTTCCTGCAATTCCAAATCATCCAACATGTAATACAAAGAGTGTCAAAATCCAAAGAAGTCAGATTTTTTGAGGCAACCTCCCTTGCATCAATAAAACTAATTTGATATGATTGCCTAAGACCATTACAGAAATGAGTTTGCATCCAAACAAACTGTGAAAAAGAACATTCCCAAAACAAGTGGCTATTCGTCCCAACTTCATCATTATGCACATGAGAAAGAATTGGAAAtctttctattaaagttatgatttattgatacatttttttgatagaaaataTGTCGAAATTCATAAAGTAATATATCTTTGGATTATAATGTCTAGACTTAAAGTCCCAAAAACTTCCTAAGAGAttccaaagaaaaatatttacaaacaatTTGGTTGTCTATAAATGCAGAAAATATCATTGCGATTAGTGGTCTATAAATACAAAAAGTCTCGTTGTATTTTGTACAAAAGTTAGATTTAAAGAAATATGTAAagttttatttccttttattttctttttcattttttttacacaagCACATATGTACTATGTAGACACTTGATTTTGCActcataatttaatcttggatgaTAACTAGAATGACCACTCATATATCCGAAAATCATAGTTGTAtaacatgcattaattcattcattgcatatcataaaaatgatcttgagattctaacggtcacGACAGTATGCCTAATTCCTAAATCGGATCGTCAAATTGAAAGAaatcacatgatcaagttttcacggtctgcatgcattttgtttgggtggaacCGACCatgcatgattaatttaatttaattatgattggttaaaaaattaaaattaattaaataattctgtgattggttgttggttaGTATTAGAAATAAGCttgcttgcatgggaataaagtggataataagataacaacaaaattgtggataattgagtctttttagaatatttatctatCAGATGATTATTACTATAAAGACctaaatatcaagaaaaatggattaatttttagaatatgaaTTAAAAACGCATCTAGGTGCAATTCTTGGctaaaaaatcctcaaaaaatgggtccaaatcaaaccaaaattaaaaagggTGCTCAGCACCCAAGAAGGCCTATCAACACTCTTGGAGTGCTGATCGGGACATGGCAAGTGCTGATCGGCACTTCCCAAGTGTCGATTGGCCCAAATACTTGGCCCGGTCTAGGAACCTcctaattaagaaaaaaacctATCTTTTTCGaatttttagagataaggacaCGTTCCAATTCATACATGAtcttattcagcttatttttcatGCATCCCAAACTTTATAAATTGGGGGGAGACCTCCCAACATTTAGCACCTTGTTCTGACCCCTTTTTCTGACCCTTCTTTTTTGACTTCTCCGCTCCCCTTACATTAAAGACGTTTTGGAAGCCTTGGctttaagaacttttttttttttttttttttggtaaataaagtattttagacctcaaagaagtgaaaatttctttaatttctaaaatattcttctaTTGAAGGGTATGCTCATGCAAGAGTTTAGTTTCATtcttatgtttatgtttatcaaCATACCAATTTGTGCTGAATTTAGGGAGCTCATTTGTGAGCAAACACCACGGGGCAGACATTTCAGGCAATATATACGGTTTTACAACAACATGTTTGCATTTACCTCAATGGGAGTGCACGTAGATGAAACCATGGCCTTGAATAGTCGAGGAATATATACATTTCGGGCCCAAGGTGCCATCTATCATAGAATTGGTAGTCTTTTACCACATACACCTCTAAGTGTACGGCATCTACAATTATATATCTACGACACTGGTCTTGAAATACAACGCAAAATGTCTCAATCTGTAGAAGCTCATGAAGATATTGTGCAACTTATTCAAAGGATCTTAGACATGCATAACCCATTTGTGGAGAAATTTCGTCAACTATCTCGAAGTCCAAATTTACATCAATGTAAACTTTTGATTAAAGAACAACCTTTAAACCAACCTCAATATTGCCTTCCCAGTGCTTCCTAAGTGGCAGCTATTATTGTAGGAGGAGAAGAAGCTGGTCATTTAAGTGGTAGAGAAATTTTGGTTCAAACATTTGGTGGTAATCTGATCAATGTTCAAGATACAGCAGGATATTATGATCCATTGCAGTACCTAATACTTTTACCATTTGGAACATATGGATGGGATATCAATACATGCGACACTAATAGAAATAAAGTGTCATGTCGTGAGTATTATGCATTCATCTTTCAGGTAacagttttattattttcaattttttttacttcaaaatgCCACTTACACTATAAAATAACTGAACctacatttatttttactaatgtCCAAGATTCGCGACGATGCTCTATCAATGATTTGGTATGGAGGACGCCTTTCACAACAGTATGTTGTTGATAATTatgtaaaaattgaaacacACAAGCTTAGGTGGTTTGAGCACAATCAAGATTCTATTAGGGCAGATCTGTACCAAGGCCTACAAGATGCTTTCCATGAAGGAGAGAGTGATACTggtaatataaattttacacttGAAATTTACATTATCTTATTAATGGCAAATTGGTAGGAATATTTATTAATGACCCAGCTTTTTCACCTTATATTTAGGAAATGTTGGACATAGAACCATTCTACCTTCATCATTTGTGGGAAGCCCACGCAATATGATCCAACGATTTCAAGATGCAATGTCATTGGTTCAAAAGTTTGGGAAACCAGATTTATTCATCACAATGACGTGTAATCCAGGATGGGAAGAAATCCAAAATGAGCTTTTACCCGCACAAACCGCACAAGATCGTCCAGACTTGCTTTCAAGagttttcaaatcaaaatttgaagaattgAAAGATGATATTGTGGTTAAAGGGGTTCTCGGAAGAGTTATTGTATATGTGCAAGTCTTTGAGTTCCAAAAAAGGGGTTTACCACATGCACACATGCTTATAATTCTCGACGAAGATGATAAATTGCATAATCCAGAGGATTACGATCGAGTTGTTAAAGTAGAAATATCGTGTAAGGAGGAACAATCTCAGTTACATAAAGCTGTACTGAAACATATGATACATGGTCCTTGCGGAGTACAAAATCCAAGATCACCATGTATGAAAAATGGGCGATGTAAAAAAGGATACCCAAAGCCTTTCTCGCCAGAAACCTACCAAGGCAATGACTCATATCCTGTTTACAAACGATATGATACTAATAATCCCGTGCCATTAAATGATTATTGCAGGATTATGGTAGACAATACT encodes:
- the LOC115989891 gene encoding uncharacterized protein LOC115989891 → MSQSVEAHEDIVQLIQRILDMHNPFVEKFRQLSRRGEEAGHLSGREILVQTFGGNLINVQDTAGYYDPLQYLILLPFGTYGWDINTCDTNRNKVSCREYYAFIFQIRDDALSMIWYGGRLSQQYVVDNYVKIETHKLRWFEHNQDSIRADLYQGLQDAFHEGESDTGNVGHRTILPSSFVGSPRNMIQRFQDAMSLVQKFGKPDLFITMTCNPGWEEIQNELLPAQTAQDRPDLLSRVFKSKFEELKDDIVVKGVLGRVIVYVQVFEFQKRGLPHAHMLIILDEDDKLHNPEDYDRVVKVEISCKEEQSQLHKAVLKHMIHGPCGVQNPRSPCMKNGRCKKGYPKPFSPETYQGNDSYPVYKRYDTNNPVPLNDYCRIMVDNTWVVPYNP